In Phragmites australis chromosome 16, lpPhrAust1.1, whole genome shotgun sequence, one DNA window encodes the following:
- the LOC133894905 gene encoding uncharacterized protein LOC133894905 isoform X3 produces the protein MHEPHQFSSRKGITRGLFRWVSGMSRRLFIVAQIEYEIMDKEDNGVDAAFSIGNESNTSSILQVDDSASLVQSYKLMILCLEMPRYLQIKECLGKSYI, from the exons ATGCATGAACCCCATCAATTCAGCAGCAGAAAGGGGATCACGAGGGGCCTTTTCCGCTGGGTGTCCGGCATGTCTAGAAG GTTATTCATTGTTGCGCAGATAGAATATGAGATCATGGACAAGGAAGACAATGGAGTTGATGCTGCTTTTAGCATAGGCAATG AAAGCAACACCAGCTCAATCTTACAAGTTGATGATTCTGCATCACTGGTTCAGTCTTACAAGTTGATGATACTGTGCTTAGAAATGCCTCGATACCTTCAGATCAAAG AATGCTTAGGGAAGAGCTACATATAA
- the LOC133894905 gene encoding uncharacterized protein LOC133894905 isoform X2 yields the protein MSSHVKNSCQRDFLPMHEPHQFSSRKGITRGLFRWVSGMSRRLFIVAQIEYEIMDKEDNGVDAAFSIESNTSSILQVDDSASLVQSYKLMILCLEMPRYLQIKECLGKSYI from the exons AT GTCTTCACATGTGAAAAATAGCTGTCAAAGAGATTTCCTCCCTATGCATGAACCCCATCAATTCAGCAGCAGAAAGGGGATCACGAGGGGCCTTTTCCGCTGGGTGTCCGGCATGTCTAGAAG GTTATTCATTGTTGCGCAGATAGAATATGAGATCATGGACAAGGAAGACAATGGAGTTGATGCTGCTTTTAGCATAG AAAGCAACACCAGCTCAATCTTACAAGTTGATGATTCTGCATCACTGGTTCAGTCTTACAAGTTGATGATACTGTGCTTAGAAATGCCTCGATACCTTCAGATCAAAG AATGCTTAGGGAAGAGCTACATATAA
- the LOC133894905 gene encoding uncharacterized protein LOC133894905 isoform X1, with the protein MSSHVKNSCQRDFLPMHEPHQFSSRKGITRGLFRWVSGMSRRLFIVAQIEYEIMDKEDNGVDAAFSIGNESNTSSILQVDDSASLVQSYKLMILCLEMPRYLQIKECLGKSYI; encoded by the exons AT GTCTTCACATGTGAAAAATAGCTGTCAAAGAGATTTCCTCCCTATGCATGAACCCCATCAATTCAGCAGCAGAAAGGGGATCACGAGGGGCCTTTTCCGCTGGGTGTCCGGCATGTCTAGAAG GTTATTCATTGTTGCGCAGATAGAATATGAGATCATGGACAAGGAAGACAATGGAGTTGATGCTGCTTTTAGCATAGGCAATG AAAGCAACACCAGCTCAATCTTACAAGTTGATGATTCTGCATCACTGGTTCAGTCTTACAAGTTGATGATACTGTGCTTAGAAATGCCTCGATACCTTCAGATCAAAG AATGCTTAGGGAAGAGCTACATATAA